The Xenopus laevis strain J_2021 chromosome 5L, Xenopus_laevis_v10.1, whole genome shotgun sequence genome has a segment encoding these proteins:
- the srf.L gene encoding serum response factor (The RefSeq protein has 1 substitution compared to this genomic sequence) translates to MLPSNQAGVAGSGRGLGLARRAGNGAGCPGIRGPGGQYSGSSGSSESGEEEDPPGRGIKRGLNELELPEQGGAAGVVGYPGASGTVSGAKPGKKTRGRVKIKMEFIDNKLRRYTTFSKRKTGIMKKAYELSTLTGTQVLLLVASETGHVYTFATRKLQPMITSETGKALIQTCLNSPDSPPRSDPSTDQRMSATGFEETDLTYQVSESDSSGETKDSLKPAFTVTNLPGTSNIQTVPTTSTSMQVSSGHSFPITNYLAPVTSANGTVLKTEGGAMSSGGLMQIPAGFTLMSAGGAVAQQVPVQAIQVHSAAQASPSSDSSSELVQTSSSGTVTLPAAIMTSSVPTTVSGHMMYPSPHAVMYAPTQGLTDGGLAVLNAFSSAPQMQVSHTQEQGGVQQVFLTAPPGTVQIPVSAVQLHQMTVIGQQSSGSNLTELQVVNLDTSNSNKND, encoded by the exons ATGCTGCCCAGTAACCAGGCCGGGGTGGCGGGGTCAGGCCGAGGGCTGGGGTTGGCCCGCAGGGCAGGAAATGGGGCTGGGTGCCCAGGTATTAGGGGCCCTGGGGGCCAGTACAGCGGTAGTTCAGGGAGCTCAGATTCGGGGGAAGAGGAGGATCCTCCTGGGCGGGGGATAAAGAGGGGGCTCAATGAGCTGGAGCTGCCAGAACAAGGGGGGGCAGCAGGAGTTGTGGGGTACCCAGGGGCTAGTGGAACAGTGTCAGGGGCCAAACCTGGGAAGAAAACTCGGGGCCGAGTGAAGATTAAGATGGAATTTATTGATAACAAATTGCGGCGCTACACGACCTTCAGCAAGCGCAAAACTGGCATCATGAAGAAG GCCTATGAGCTTTCCACCCTGACTGGCACCCAGGTGCTGCTGTTAGTTGCCAGTGAGACCGGCCATGTGTACACATTTGCCACGCGCAAGTTGCAGCCCATGATCACCAGCGAGACGGGGAAAGCTTTGATCCAAACCTGCCTGAATTCCCCTGACTCTCCTCCCCGCTCGGACCCCTCTACTGACCAGCGCATGAGTGCCACCGGCTTTGAGGAGACCGACCTCACCTACCAGGTATCTGAGTCTGACAGCAGCGGGGAGACCAAG GACTCGCTAAAGCCGGCATTCACCGTGACCAACCTTCCAGGCACATCCAACATCCAAACAGTGCCCACCACCTCCACTTCCATGCAAGTCAGCAGCGGGCACTCCTTTCCCATCACCAACTACCTGGCACCAGTGACCAGCGCCAACGGCACCGTGCTGAAAACTGAGGGTGGAGCTATGAGCTCAGGGGGATTAATGCAAATTCCCGCAGGCTTCACTCTTATGTCAG CAGGGGGAGCTGTAGCTCAGCAGGTACCTGTCCAGGCTATTCAGGTCCATTCTGCAGCTCAGGCATCGCCGTCCAGTGACAGTAGTTCAGAGTTGGTGCAAACATCCTCTAGTGGAACAG TAACACTGCCTGCAGCCATCATGACCTCCTCCGTGCCCACAACAGTGAGTGGTCATATGATGTACCCCAGTCCCCATGCAGTAATGTATGCCCCTACACAAGGACTAACCGATGGGGGCCTCGCTGTGCTCAATGCCTTCTCCTCTGCGCCCCAAATGCAAGTTTCTCACACCCAGGAACAGG GGGGTGTCCAGCAAGTTTTCCTCACTGCTCCCCCTGGCACTGTCCAGATACCTGTGTCTGCAGTACAGCTCCACCAG ATGACAGTTATTGGGCAGCAGTCCAGCGGCAGTAACCTGACTGAGCTGCAAGTGGTTAATTTGGACACGTCGAACAGCAACAAGAATGACTAA
- the srf.L gene encoding serum response factor isoform X1 encodes MLPSNQAGVAGSGRGLGLARRAGNGAGCPGIRGPGGQYSGSSGSSDSGEEEDPPGRGIKRGLNELELPEQGGAAGVVGYPGASGTVSGAKPGKKTRGRVKIKMEFIDNKLRRYTTFSKRKTGIMKKAYELSTLTGTQVLLLVASETGHVYTFATRKLQPMITSETGKALIQTCLNSPDSPPRSDPSTDQRMSATGFEETDLTYQDSLKPAFTVTNLPGTSNIQTVPTTSTSMQVSSGHSFPITNYLAPVTSANGTVLKTEGGAMSSGGLMQIPAGFTLMSAGGAVAQQVPVQAIQVHSAAQASPSSDSSSELVQTSSSGTVTLPAAIMTSSVPTTVSGHMMYPSPHAVMYAPTQGLTDGGLAVLNAFSSAPQMQVSHTQEQGGVQQVFLTAPPGTVQIPVSAVQLHQMTVIGQQSSGSNLTELQVVNLDTSNSNKND; translated from the exons ATGCTGCCCAGTAACCAGGCCGGGGTGGCGGGGTCAGGCCGAGGGCTGGGGTTGGCCCGCAGGGCAGGAAATGGGGCTGGGTGCCCAGGTATTAGGGGCCCTGGGGGCCAGTACAGCGGTAGTTCAGGGAGCTCAGATTCGGGGGAAGAGGAGGATCCTCCTGGGCGGGGGATAAAGAGGGGGCTCAATGAGCTGGAGCTGCCAGAACAAGGGGGGGCAGCAGGAGTTGTGGGGTACCCAGGGGCTAGTGGAACAGTGTCAGGGGCCAAACCTGGGAAGAAAACTCGGGGCCGAGTGAAGATTAAGATGGAATTTATTGATAACAAATTGCGGCGCTACACGACCTTCAGCAAGCGCAAAACTGGCATCATGAAGAAG GCCTATGAGCTTTCCACCCTGACTGGCACCCAGGTGCTGCTGTTAGTTGCCAGTGAGACCGGCCATGTGTACACATTTGCCACGCGCAAGTTGCAGCCCATGATCACCAGCGAGACGGGGAAAGCTTTGATCCAAACCTGCCTGAATTCCCCTGACTCTCCTCCCCGCTCGGACCCCTCTACTGACCAGCGCATGAGTGCCACCGGCTTTGAGGAGACCGACCTCACCTACCAG GACTCGCTAAAGCCGGCATTCACCGTGACCAACCTTCCAGGCACATCCAACATCCAAACAGTGCCCACCACCTCCACTTCCATGCAAGTCAGCAGCGGGCACTCCTTTCCCATCACCAACTACCTGGCACCAGTGACCAGCGCCAACGGCACCGTGCTGAAAACTGAGGGTGGAGCTATGAGCTCAGGGGGATTAATGCAAATTCCCGCAGGCTTCACTCTTATGTCAG CAGGGGGAGCTGTAGCTCAGCAGGTACCTGTCCAGGCTATTCAGGTCCATTCTGCAGCTCAGGCATCGCCGTCCAGTGACAGTAGTTCAGAGTTGGTGCAAACATCCTCTAGTGGAACAG TAACACTGCCTGCAGCCATCATGACCTCCTCCGTGCCCACAACAGTGAGTGGTCATATGATGTACCCCAGTCCCCATGCAGTAATGTATGCCCCTACACAAGGACTAACCGATGGGGGCCTCGCTGTGCTCAATGCCTTCTCCTCTGCGCCCCAAATGCAAGTTTCTCACACCCAGGAACAGG GGGGTGTCCAGCAAGTTTTCCTCACTGCTCCCCCTGGCACTGTCCAGATACCTGTGTCTGCAGTACAGCTCCACCAG ATGACAGTTATTGGGCAGCAGTCCAGCGGCAGTAACCTGACTGAGCTGCAAGTGGTTAATTTGGACACGTCGAACAGCAACAAGAATGACTAA